The following are encoded together in the Adhaeribacter arboris genome:
- a CDS encoding glycosyltransferase family 2 protein encodes MLTFFIACFWLSLGILFYSYLGYGLVLFGLVKAKRAFKPAAPKFSDSEEMLPEVTVVVAAYNEEDYITEKINNTFSLQYPPEKLKLLVVTDGSFDQTPDLVKRYPNVTLLHQPERKGKIAAVERAIPFVTTDIIVFTDANTMLNTEAILKLVRHYQNEKVGAVAGEKRIVAKEKDAAHGAGEGMYWKYESALKKWDSELYTVVGAAGELFSIRRKLFEPVPHDTLIEDFYMTLRIAQKGYQVRYEPEAYALEGPSASVGEELKRKIRIAAGGIQAVVRLSSLLNVPKYGLLSFQYISHRVLRWTLAPLALLLLLVSNISLALSSNTVFFQLGLALQIFFYTAAMIGRICETRQLKVKAFFVPYYFLVMNYAVYLGFARFLKGSQSVLWEKAKRG; translated from the coding sequence ATGCTAACCTTTTTCATTGCTTGCTTTTGGCTAAGTTTAGGTATTTTATTTTATTCTTATTTAGGATATGGTTTAGTTCTGTTTGGTTTAGTTAAAGCCAAAAGAGCATTTAAACCAGCTGCCCCTAAATTTTCGGACTCAGAAGAAATGCTGCCAGAAGTAACCGTGGTAGTAGCCGCTTATAACGAAGAAGATTATATAACTGAAAAAATTAACAATACCTTTTCCTTACAATACCCACCAGAAAAGCTTAAGCTGTTAGTAGTAACAGATGGCTCCTTTGACCAGACACCCGATTTAGTAAAAAGATACCCAAATGTTACTTTACTACATCAACCCGAAAGAAAAGGGAAAATTGCTGCCGTAGAAAGGGCAATACCTTTTGTTACTACCGACATTATTGTATTTACCGATGCTAATACCATGCTCAATACAGAAGCAATATTAAAATTGGTTAGACATTACCAGAATGAAAAAGTAGGAGCAGTTGCCGGCGAAAAAAGAATAGTAGCGAAGGAGAAAGATGCAGCCCATGGTGCCGGTGAGGGCATGTACTGGAAATACGAATCTGCTTTAAAAAAATGGGATTCCGAGCTTTATACGGTGGTGGGAGCTGCCGGTGAATTATTTTCAATCCGAAGAAAACTTTTTGAGCCAGTGCCGCACGATACGCTTATTGAAGATTTTTACATGACACTACGAATAGCTCAGAAAGGTTACCAAGTACGTTACGAGCCCGAAGCTTATGCATTAGAAGGGCCATCGGCCTCAGTAGGTGAAGAACTAAAAAGAAAAATACGAATTGCGGCGGGCGGCATTCAAGCGGTTGTACGACTAAGTTCTCTTTTAAATGTACCTAAATATGGGTTATTGAGTTTCCAGTACATTTCTCACCGGGTTTTGAGATGGACCCTGGCTCCGCTTGCTTTACTTTTACTCTTGGTTAGCAATATTAGTCTAGCCCTTTCAAGCAACACGGTATTTTTCCAATTAGGATTAGCTTTGCAAATATTCTTTTATACGGCGGCTATGATAGGTCGTATATGTGAAACCCGCCAGTTGAAAGTAAAAGCTTTCTTTGTGCCTTATTACTTTCTAGTTATGAATTATGCCGTTTACTTGGGATTTGCCCGATTTTTAAAAGGATCACAATCTGTGCTTTGGGAAAAAGCAAAAAGAGGTTAA
- a CDS encoding glycosyltransferase: MTGSTYFFPEVTLLITHYNRSHSLENLLFKFKEQNILFHEIIVSDDGSKPQHLNKIKELQTRFNFRLVTTPQNKGLGNNINKGQAQVTSPYTLYVQEDFLPKATFAQHFRDALNFMQTDAELDIVRFYAYFRYPTLTPYKKGFSKMVLSPWCFNHLKFYYYSDHPHLRRTTFPEKFGPYAEGVNGDQTEYRMCISFIQNKGKGLFFDNFTELFDQVNTSQEPSTATFRSVWKQGNHSFILLLRLVYLRYKFLKFRWDVAFLKLPSFR; encoded by the coding sequence ATGACGGGTTCTACTTATTTTTTTCCGGAAGTTACTTTATTGATAACGCACTATAACCGGAGCCATTCCCTCGAAAATTTACTTTTTAAATTTAAGGAGCAAAATATTCTATTTCACGAGATTATTGTTTCCGATGATGGCAGCAAACCCCAACATTTAAATAAGATAAAAGAGCTACAAACTCGTTTTAATTTTCGTTTAGTTACTACACCTCAAAACAAAGGCTTAGGTAATAATATTAATAAAGGGCAGGCTCAGGTAACTTCTCCGTATACTTTATACGTGCAGGAAGACTTTTTACCTAAAGCTACATTTGCGCAGCACTTCCGGGATGCCTTAAACTTTATGCAGACGGATGCCGAGTTAGATATTGTCCGGTTTTACGCTTACTTCCGTTATCCTACCCTTACACCTTACAAAAAAGGTTTTTCTAAAATGGTTTTGAGCCCGTGGTGTTTCAATCATTTAAAATTTTATTACTACAGCGACCATCCACATTTAAGAAGAACCACTTTTCCGGAGAAGTTTGGTCCTTACGCCGAAGGCGTAAACGGCGATCAAACCGAATACCGCATGTGTATTTCCTTTATTCAAAATAAAGGCAAAGGTCTTTTCTTCGATAATTTCACCGAATTATTTGATCAGGTAAACACCTCTCAGGAGCCCAGTACGGCCACGTTCCGTAGTGTCTGGAAACAAGGTAACCACAGCTTCATCCTTTTACTGCGGTTAGTTTACCTGCGGTATAAATTTTTAAAATTCAGGTGGGATGTAGCGTTTCTAAAGCTGCCTTCTTTTAGATAA
- a CDS encoding Piwi domain-containing protein: MKSNFYPITFDFEEFDVQRIPFREGLLSQLRQAHNATHSFFRRGDFIYISPGTSNAETLGQTVRLRIQEHPQVVSSLIKHVFFRAVKDAQPTLRPEFYPFRFAAMRSELDLAWRHVPNNLRGVLTFKRITEVQFRDHVDSNERLVFGALINHRYKWDLSRNCKELFEVSFDLTNREVTGTLSPDYADGVVAPEISLLGRIHQVKGEEALIDTNDGLKNYSLKELHLHNSRENINAFLTWVIGESQAERVIRSIKDQETQKLKLSVTMAEIETMAQWLSKLNYRNYDSFGFRIIQDNSVSSPASFSLPETNLIFDLSKTRVHSKPSIGLNMYGPYSRSAGFAENSPRILVIFHRQNAGDFTKFLADLRDGIPGHQWFPSGMIGKYRLTSMSYHIEELTNYSVEEYLKAIERGLARQDAAFDLAIIETSDSFRRLSNIENPYFRAKAMLYMQGTSVQSIKPETVRSPTYTIDGIALQIYAKLGGTPWTIPGDQSVDRELVIGIGSTILRKSQYAGATQARYVGISTFFSADGKYLANSRTQNVAYEEYFDELLRNLKSALDRLSNEYSWNDGDRIRLIFHIFKPIKNMEADVVSRLVAEYPQYNIRFAFVTLVERHPYILYDEHQRGNNGKGTNVPSRGYALPLGTRECLVHLLGSQEVRTARHGSPTPILVRIHEQSTFLDLQYIVQQVFKFSRLSFRSFNPSYAPATILYANMLTRQLKELRAIPGWNSIVASTQLRQKKWFL; encoded by the coding sequence ATGAAATCCAACTTTTATCCTATTACTTTTGACTTTGAAGAATTTGATGTTCAACGAATTCCCTTCCGAGAAGGTCTATTATCACAACTAAGACAGGCTCATAATGCTACTCACTCGTTTTTCCGACGTGGTGATTTTATCTATATCTCACCAGGTACGTCAAATGCAGAGACGCTAGGCCAGACTGTTCGTTTGCGTATTCAAGAGCATCCCCAAGTTGTAAGCTCATTAATTAAGCATGTATTTTTTCGCGCAGTGAAAGATGCGCAACCTACGTTACGTCCTGAATTCTATCCGTTTCGCTTTGCAGCCATGCGTTCAGAATTGGATTTGGCTTGGCGGCATGTTCCAAATAATCTACGTGGAGTTCTGACATTTAAACGAATCACGGAGGTGCAATTCCGCGATCACGTGGATTCAAATGAACGTTTAGTATTTGGAGCACTTATAAATCATAGATACAAATGGGATTTAAGCCGCAATTGTAAAGAGCTATTCGAAGTTAGTTTTGATTTAACTAATAGGGAAGTTACGGGAACGCTATCACCTGATTACGCTGATGGAGTAGTAGCACCCGAAATTTCTCTACTTGGCAGAATACATCAAGTAAAAGGTGAAGAAGCGTTAATTGATACTAATGATGGATTGAAGAATTATTCACTAAAGGAGTTACATCTTCATAATTCTAGAGAAAATATAAATGCATTCCTTACTTGGGTAATTGGTGAGTCTCAGGCAGAACGTGTAATAAGAAGCATCAAAGATCAGGAAACGCAGAAGCTGAAGCTTTCTGTAACAATGGCTGAAATTGAGACGATGGCTCAATGGCTCAGTAAGTTGAACTATCGTAATTACGATTCCTTCGGATTTCGTATTATCCAGGATAATTCTGTAAGTTCACCTGCTAGTTTTTCGTTACCAGAAACTAATCTAATATTCGATTTAAGTAAAACTAGAGTTCATTCGAAGCCTTCAATCGGCCTTAATATGTACGGACCTTATAGCCGCTCGGCCGGATTTGCAGAAAATTCTCCTCGTATTCTAGTCATTTTCCATCGTCAGAACGCAGGTGATTTTACCAAATTTCTAGCCGACTTGCGCGACGGTATCCCCGGACATCAATGGTTTCCTAGTGGCATGATCGGCAAATATCGTTTAACTAGCATGTCCTATCATATTGAGGAACTCACCAATTATTCTGTTGAAGAATACTTAAAAGCGATTGAACGAGGACTAGCTAGGCAAGATGCTGCTTTTGATTTAGCGATCATTGAAACGTCAGATAGTTTTCGGCGTTTGTCAAATATAGAAAATCCATACTTTAGAGCCAAAGCAATGCTTTATATGCAGGGTACTTCTGTACAATCTATTAAGCCCGAAACAGTAAGATCACCTACATATACAATTGACGGTATTGCGTTGCAAATATATGCTAAACTTGGTGGCACTCCCTGGACGATTCCTGGCGATCAAAGTGTAGATCGGGAATTAGTAATTGGAATAGGCAGTACAATATTACGAAAAAGTCAATATGCGGGTGCAACTCAGGCGCGTTACGTTGGAATTAGTACTTTTTTTTCAGCTGATGGAAAGTATCTCGCAAATAGTCGAACACAGAACGTAGCATACGAAGAATATTTTGATGAATTATTACGAAATCTCAAGTCGGCGTTAGATCGTCTTTCTAATGAATATAGTTGGAATGACGGTGATCGTATCCGACTCATATTCCATATTTTTAAGCCAATTAAAAATATGGAAGCGGACGTAGTTAGTCGCCTTGTTGCTGAATATCCGCAATATAACATTCGTTTTGCCTTTGTCACTTTAGTTGAACGCCATCCATATATATTATATGACGAGCACCAGCGCGGTAATAATGGAAAAGGGACTAATGTACCTAGCCGAGGTTATGCTTTGCCATTAGGAACGCGTGAATGCTTAGTCCATTTATTAGGTAGTCAGGAGGTACGTACGGCACGTCATGGTTCTCCTACACCCATATTAGTACGTATCCACGAACAGTCTACATTTTTGGACTTACAGTACATTGTACAACAAGTTTTCAAGTTTAGTCGCTTATCTTTTCGGTCTTTCAATCCAAGCTATGCTCCAGCGACCATCCTATATGCTAACATGCTTACTAGGCAGCTGAAAGAACTACGAGCAATACCAGGTTGGAACTCAATAGTTGCTAGTACTCAATTAAGGCAAAAAAAATGGTTTCTCTAG
- a CDS encoding acyltransferase: MSFVQTIKDNPKLKNLALWMLISQNQARPRLWVKLFLNPLKHKKGIRATIRKRTRMDVMPFNNFSIGQNSTIEDFATVNNGMGDVHIGDNSRIGISSVVIGPVNIGNYVILAQNVVMSGLNHGYEDIHIPINLQKCTTKEINIEDECWIGANSVITAGVRIGKHSVVAAGSVVTKNVPPYSVVAGNPARIIKQYNSESKRWERTNILTTI; the protein is encoded by the coding sequence ATGAGTTTTGTTCAAACAATAAAAGATAATCCAAAGCTTAAGAATTTGGCACTTTGGATGCTTATTTCTCAAAACCAGGCTCGGCCGCGCTTATGGGTAAAACTTTTCTTGAACCCACTTAAACATAAAAAAGGCATAAGGGCTACCATAAGAAAACGTACCCGGATGGATGTAATGCCATTTAACAATTTTTCAATCGGTCAAAATTCAACTATTGAAGATTTTGCTACGGTTAATAATGGCATGGGCGATGTACATATTGGAGATAATAGTCGGATTGGAATATCAAGCGTGGTGATAGGCCCGGTAAATATCGGCAACTATGTTATTTTGGCTCAGAACGTGGTAATGTCCGGGCTAAATCATGGTTACGAAGACATTCATATTCCGATTAACTTGCAGAAATGTACCACTAAAGAAATCAATATTGAAGATGAATGCTGGATTGGAGCTAACTCGGTAATTACGGCGGGGGTTAGAATAGGAAAGCATTCAGTAGTAGCGGCGGGCAGTGTGGTTACTAAAAATGTACCCCCTTACTCCGTCGTAGCTGGTAATCCGGCTAGGATTATAAAACAGTATAACAGCGAATCTAAGCGTTGGGAGAGAACAAACATATTAACTACCATATAA
- a CDS encoding glycosyltransferase family A protein, whose protein sequence is MAPTTYFFEGITLLITHYNRSHSLERLLRTFKEQNCSFQDIVVSDDGSKIEHLTKLKDLQAILPFRLITTEKNQGLGHNINKGQDAVNTPYTLYIQEDFVPKPIFNRSLQNALSFMAEKKELDMVRFYAYFKYPFLKPYKNGFSEMLFSPWPWYWGYQKFYYYSDHPHLRRSNFLEKFGRYPEGLKGDVTEYRMMMSFIQKKGQGLFYDNFQSLFDQQNSSAEPSTMKRNYWRESEQPLVTVARHFYRHLKFNVDFHFSRYA, encoded by the coding sequence ATGGCACCTACAACTTATTTTTTTGAAGGAATTACTTTACTGATTACTCATTATAACCGGAGCCACTCTCTCGAGAGATTACTGCGCACCTTTAAAGAACAAAACTGTTCTTTTCAGGACATTGTTGTTTCCGATGATGGCAGTAAGATTGAACATTTAACCAAGCTAAAAGATTTACAAGCTATTCTTCCTTTCCGGCTTATCACTACTGAAAAAAACCAAGGGTTAGGCCATAACATTAATAAGGGGCAAGATGCCGTTAACACTCCTTATACCTTGTACATACAAGAAGATTTCGTGCCTAAGCCCATTTTTAATCGTTCTCTCCAAAATGCTTTAAGCTTTATGGCAGAAAAAAAAGAACTGGATATGGTTCGCTTTTACGCTTATTTTAAATATCCTTTTCTGAAACCGTACAAGAATGGGTTTTCTGAAATGCTTTTCAGTCCTTGGCCTTGGTACTGGGGTTATCAGAAATTTTATTATTACAGCGACCATCCCCATCTACGCCGCAGCAATTTTCTGGAAAAGTTTGGCCGTTATCCTGAAGGTCTGAAAGGCGATGTAACCGAATACCGAATGATGATGTCTTTTATCCAGAAAAAAGGTCAAGGTTTGTTCTACGACAATTTTCAAAGTTTATTTGACCAGCAAAACTCATCAGCCGAACCTAGTACCATGAAAAGAAATTATTGGCGAGAGAGCGAACAACCATTGGTTACTGTTGCAAGACATTTTTACCGGCACCTCAAATTTAACGTGGATTTTCATTTTTCCCGGTATGCCTAA
- a CDS encoding glycosyltransferase family 2 protein encodes MRILNNPGWLNQFQYPYEKFEEIPAAVFDKINADLDQVQSQQPLVSVVITAWNEEVNILRCVASLAKMKTKHPFEIIVVNNNSTDRTQDTIDKLKVKSYIEKIQGAGPARQLGQEKATGKFILTADADCFYPACWIDEMMQVLQKPNVVCVYGRYSFISEMGFPRWQLTVLESMKDIIAEIRHIKRPYFNSFGISMGYIKEYGLKIGFIKINRRGEDGQLCLNLMAYGKVKQVRSNAARAWTGTRTLQRDGNFFQIIYTRIWNETSRFLNYFYSRLPEEKEVSKNI; translated from the coding sequence ATGAGAATTTTAAATAATCCGGGCTGGTTAAATCAATTTCAATATCCTTACGAGAAGTTTGAGGAAATTCCGGCAGCTGTTTTTGATAAAATAAACGCCGATTTAGACCAAGTACAAAGCCAGCAACCTTTGGTAAGTGTGGTTATTACCGCTTGGAATGAAGAAGTAAATATTCTGCGCTGTGTGGCGAGTTTGGCCAAAATGAAAACCAAACATCCTTTCGAAATTATTGTAGTTAACAATAATTCAACGGATAGAACGCAGGATACCATTGATAAGCTTAAGGTTAAGTCCTATATCGAAAAAATACAAGGCGCTGGTCCAGCCCGGCAACTCGGGCAGGAAAAGGCAACTGGTAAATTTATTTTAACTGCCGATGCAGATTGCTTTTATCCGGCCTGCTGGATAGATGAAATGATGCAGGTTTTACAAAAACCGAATGTGGTTTGCGTGTACGGCAGGTATTCTTTTATCAGCGAAATGGGCTTCCCGCGGTGGCAGCTTACCGTACTGGAATCCATGAAAGATATAATTGCGGAAATACGGCATATTAAGCGGCCATATTTTAATTCGTTTGGCATTAGCATGGGTTACATAAAAGAATATGGTTTGAAAATAGGCTTTATAAAAATAAACCGTCGTGGCGAAGATGGTCAGCTTTGCTTAAATTTAATGGCCTACGGTAAAGTAAAACAAGTACGCTCCAATGCCGCTCGGGCTTGGACCGGAACACGTACTTTGCAACGCGATGGCAACTTTTTTCAAATTATATATACTCGCATCTGGAATGAGACAAGCCGGTTCTTAAACTATTTTTATTCACGCTTACCGGAAGAAAAAGAAGTTTCTAAAAATATTTAA
- a CDS encoding lipopolysaccharide biosynthesis protein has product MQGLLKKLGNMHFLSLLGNGSMSVINMVTVALLYRSLPIADNGIWIFYQTATLFIDTFRHGILNTAFIKFYAGATKARAEEVIGSTWFLAVSISGFFILLNIPMLLVISYVQDKAIVLFIKYLTINLLFSLPSLVAICIAQGELRFDRLLYLRVSNNGLFLFFLLVLFLINQATLQNIAYANLLAILSASLIALFAGWTKIQFFHKSSTACVKEIVHFGKFTVGTFISASLFRITDTFIINFMLGPAALAIYSLGQRLMEIVEIPLRSFIATAMPSMSSAYNRGEKTEVIYTMQKYIGMITLPLIPVLLGAFAFSDLAISLIGGGKYVGTEASNVFRLFMTFALLFPADRFFAIGLDVINKPDINFRKVLIMLVINLVADYVGILIFGNVYGITISTLFPTLFAVIIGYNAMQKHYMRFNFWEAYYIGLNELKALIKLSISKKQETLQNH; this is encoded by the coding sequence ATGCAAGGTCTCCTGAAAAAACTCGGTAATATGCATTTCTTATCGTTACTGGGTAATGGAAGTATGTCCGTGATAAACATGGTTACGGTAGCCTTGCTCTATCGGTCTTTGCCCATTGCGGATAATGGAATTTGGATATTCTACCAAACAGCAACTTTATTTATCGATACTTTCCGGCACGGAATTTTAAATACTGCCTTTATAAAGTTCTATGCCGGTGCAACTAAAGCTCGGGCCGAAGAAGTAATTGGCTCCACCTGGTTTTTAGCAGTTTCTATCTCCGGCTTCTTTATTTTGTTGAATATCCCAATGCTTTTAGTTATTAGTTATGTTCAAGATAAGGCCATTGTACTTTTTATTAAATACCTAACCATAAATTTACTATTTAGTCTGCCCAGCTTAGTAGCTATATGTATTGCACAAGGCGAATTACGCTTCGACCGGCTCCTTTACCTGCGGGTTTCTAATAATGGTTTGTTTTTGTTTTTCTTGTTGGTTTTGTTTTTAATAAATCAAGCAACGTTGCAAAACATAGCTTATGCTAATTTATTAGCCATTCTATCTGCCAGTTTAATAGCCCTGTTTGCTGGTTGGACCAAAATTCAGTTCTTTCATAAAAGTAGTACTGCCTGTGTTAAAGAAATCGTTCACTTCGGCAAGTTCACGGTGGGTACTTTTATCAGTGCTAGTTTGTTTAGAATCACCGACACTTTTATAATTAACTTTATGCTGGGTCCAGCCGCTCTGGCAATTTATAGTCTAGGCCAGCGGTTAATGGAAATTGTGGAAATTCCTTTACGCAGCTTTATTGCTACAGCTATGCCATCTATGTCGTCAGCGTATAACCGGGGCGAAAAAACAGAAGTGATTTATACTATGCAAAAGTATATTGGCATGATTACTCTACCTCTGATTCCGGTATTATTAGGAGCTTTCGCTTTTTCTGATTTAGCTATAAGTTTAATTGGTGGCGGAAAATACGTTGGAACAGAAGCAAGCAATGTTTTTCGTTTATTTATGACCTTTGCATTACTTTTCCCAGCCGATAGATTCTTTGCTATAGGTCTTGACGTGATAAACAAGCCTGATATAAATTTTAGAAAAGTATTGATAATGTTGGTAATTAATCTGGTGGCAGACTATGTAGGAATTTTAATCTTTGGTAACGTATATGGCATTACCATTTCCACTTTATTTCCTACCCTCTTTGCCGTAATAATAGGCTATAATGCCATGCAAAAGCATTACATGCGTTTTAATTTCTGGGAAGCTTACTATATAGGATTGAATGAGCTAAAAGCCTTAATTAAGTTATCTATTTCCAAAAAACAAGAAACACTTCAGAATCATTAA
- a CDS encoding transposase family protein has translation MNKDIKNIFSNLVDYRRECALKLPLLEDIIATYGEQKKEFLSTFLFLPHGIPSHDTITQVFRYLYMDQFSVCLYCHSSQLLDF, from the coding sequence ATGAATAAAGATATCAAAAATATATTTAGCAACTTAGTCGATTATCGCCGGGAGTGCGCGTTGAAATTACCTTTGTTGGAGGATATAATAGCTACCTATGGGGAACAGAAAAAGGAGTTTTTAAGTACTTTTTTGTTTTTGCCTCACGGCATTCCTTCGCACGACACCATTACGCAAGTGTTTCGCTATTTGTACATGGACCAGTTTTCGGTCTGTCTCTACTGCCATTCTAGCCAGCTACTAGATTTCTAG
- a CDS encoding site-specific integrase → MSTVKLVLRKKPNKEGKFPLCLRITKDRKSSFIHLGYHLNEDDWDDAKQRVKKSHPNATRFNNLLLKKLAEANDKTLELETLKTNVSSQAVKQRVKPAQGLTFFVQAQAYLDNLKASGKYNQYTADKPRIKHFREFVGNQDLAFSDITVALLERFKVYLRGKYQISERTIVNHLAAIRSVFSKAIREQIVERKNSPFGSERIQIKFPDTVKIGLSSDELKRLEEVKLDNPLHNHARNMWLFSYYFAGMRVSDVLRLKWADFQNDRLHYSMGKNTKAGSLKTHERALAIMAQYADEKRHKDDFIFPELKKLDNLNDKFALQRTIAFTTSRIDKFLRNHVASAIQTDKKLTMHLARHTFAQIAGDKISIQILQKLYRHSSITTTLGYQSNFTIKHTDDALDAVIGT, encoded by the coding sequence ATGTCCACCGTAAAATTAGTTCTCCGTAAGAAGCCGAATAAGGAAGGCAAATTCCCGCTTTGTCTGCGCATTACCAAAGATAGAAAATCATCCTTTATCCATTTAGGCTACCATTTAAATGAAGATGATTGGGATGACGCAAAACAGCGGGTTAAAAAATCTCATCCAAATGCTACTCGTTTTAATAATCTTCTACTGAAAAAATTAGCGGAAGCCAATGACAAAACTCTTGAGCTTGAAACACTGAAAACCAATGTATCAAGCCAAGCTGTCAAGCAACGGGTAAAGCCAGCCCAAGGATTGACGTTTTTTGTCCAAGCGCAGGCTTATCTTGATAACCTGAAAGCTTCCGGGAAATATAATCAGTATACGGCGGATAAGCCGCGTATCAAGCACTTTAGAGAATTTGTTGGTAACCAAGACTTGGCGTTCTCAGATATAACCGTTGCCCTTCTGGAACGCTTTAAGGTGTATCTGCGGGGAAAATACCAGATAAGCGAACGAACAATTGTCAACCACCTAGCAGCGATCCGTTCTGTATTTAGTAAGGCTATCCGGGAGCAAATTGTCGAGCGTAAAAATTCCCCCTTCGGCTCAGAAAGAATTCAGATCAAGTTTCCAGATACGGTGAAAATCGGCTTATCATCAGATGAATTAAAACGGCTGGAGGAAGTTAAACTAGATAACCCACTTCATAACCATGCCCGTAATATGTGGCTGTTTTCTTATTACTTCGCTGGAATGCGCGTTTCAGACGTTCTACGGCTTAAATGGGCGGATTTCCAAAATGACCGCCTACACTACAGCATGGGTAAGAACACTAAAGCAGGATCATTGAAAACCCATGAAAGAGCCTTGGCAATAATGGCGCAGTATGCAGATGAAAAGCGGCATAAGGACGATTTTATCTTCCCTGAATTAAAGAAATTAGACAATCTGAATGACAAATTTGCCTTACAGCGCACAATTGCTTTCACAACAAGCCGTATTGATAAATTCCTGCGTAATCATGTTGCATCAGCCATTCAGACGGATAAGAAGCTGACGATGCACTTGGCGCGGCACACCTTTGCTCAGATTGCTGGAGATAAAATTAGCATTCAAATTTTGCAGAAGTTATATCGCCATTCATCTATAACAACGACGTTAGGGTATCAATCTAACTTTACGATAAAACATACCGATGATGCCTTGGATGCCGTTATCGGAACTTGA
- a CDS encoding glycosyltransferase, with protein sequence MRNKDIIVIGQQGWDLNIGSNAHNIATVFAQNNRVIYVNPPLDINSLLRTRQKSQLKKHLSILLGRADSLVKEADNLWIYTPGILCLSNNWLSSSQVFRSLNYINNKLFAQSISQTIKKLDFKEFLLFNDGLMFLGLELKALLQPVKYIYYVRDYLIATPYFKKHGTWAEAELITKADLVVANSLFLAEYASQYNANSYDIGQGCELNFFNPSVETSVPADMVNLHKPIIGYVGNITTSRLDINLLEQLATSRPNWTFAMVGFEDDDFKASRLHKKANVHFLGTKAPEELPSYIQHFDVCINPQLVNEITIGNYPRKIDEYLAMGKPTVATKTKAMQLFENYTYLGSSSAEYITLIQRALSENSNNKAEERIAFARSHTWEASVQAIYDLVHQVAPTDKAVSIKENANSVHSY encoded by the coding sequence GTGAGAAACAAAGACATTATAGTAATTGGACAACAAGGCTGGGATCTGAATATCGGTAGCAATGCCCATAATATTGCGACTGTTTTTGCTCAGAATAATCGAGTAATTTACGTTAATCCACCATTAGATATTAATTCTCTGCTTAGAACCAGACAGAAATCTCAGTTAAAAAAACACTTAAGTATTTTGCTGGGTAGAGCAGATAGCCTGGTAAAGGAAGCGGATAATTTATGGATTTATACACCTGGTATTCTTTGCTTATCTAATAATTGGCTGTCCTCGTCGCAAGTTTTCCGTTCACTAAATTATATAAATAATAAGCTCTTTGCTCAGAGCATTAGCCAAACCATCAAGAAATTAGATTTTAAAGAGTTCTTACTTTTTAATGATGGCTTAATGTTTTTGGGACTGGAATTAAAAGCGCTATTGCAGCCCGTTAAGTATATTTATTATGTACGCGACTACCTGATTGCAACGCCTTATTTTAAGAAACATGGCACTTGGGCAGAAGCAGAACTGATTACTAAAGCAGACTTAGTAGTAGCTAACTCTTTATTCTTAGCGGAATATGCTTCACAATACAATGCTAACAGCTATGATATAGGCCAGGGTTGTGAATTAAATTTTTTTAACCCGTCAGTGGAAACAAGTGTGCCTGCTGATATGGTCAACTTGCATAAACCTATTATAGGTTATGTTGGTAATATTACAACTAGTCGCTTAGATATAAATCTTCTGGAACAACTAGCTACTTCCCGGCCAAACTGGACTTTTGCTATGGTAGGCTTTGAGGATGATGATTTTAAGGCAAGCCGCTTGCACAAGAAAGCTAACGTTCATTTTTTAGGAACAAAAGCTCCGGAAGAATTACCTTCTTACATTCAACATTTTGATGTGTGCATAAACCCGCAATTAGTTAACGAAATTACAATTGGGAATTATCCGCGCAAAATAGACGAATACCTAGCTATGGGGAAACCAACTGTTGCTACTAAAACCAAAGCCATGCAACTATTTGAAAATTACACCTACTTAGGTTCTTCATCAGCCGAATACATTACTTTAATTCAAAGGGCTTTATCCGAAAATAGCAACAATAAAGCGGAGGAAAGAATTGCTTTTGCCAGAAGCCATACCTGGGAGGCTTCAGTACAAGCAATCTATGATTTAGTCCATCAGGTAGCGCCAACAGATAAAGCAGTATCAATCAAGGAAAATGCTAATTCTGTGCATTCCTATTAA